A single Cellulomonas sp. SLBN-39 DNA region contains:
- a CDS encoding phosphatidate cytidylyltransferase: protein MTQLAAPRNTSPGRDLPAAVVVGLVLLGVVAASLFVRKEAFAVVAVVAVGAAVWELAHAFSRRSIHLPLLPLLVGTAGILVSAYAAGTEALFVSFLLTVGGAVVWRVLDGNGEPALRDATAAAFAAAYLPFLGGFVMLMLAEPDGALRVLVFILLAVACDTGGYVVGTLLGRHPLAPSVSPKKSWEGLLGSIVLASVVGVVGVQLAFGGEPLVGVVVALGVVVSATLGDLAESMLKRDLELKDMGRLLPGHGGVLDRIDSMLLTAPTVWVLLTVLLPSGG from the coding sequence ATGACGCAGCTCGCCGCCCCTCGCAACACCAGCCCCGGCCGGGACCTGCCGGCCGCGGTGGTCGTCGGCCTCGTCCTCCTGGGCGTGGTGGCGGCCTCGCTGTTCGTCCGCAAGGAGGCGTTCGCGGTCGTCGCGGTCGTCGCGGTGGGTGCGGCCGTCTGGGAGCTCGCGCACGCGTTCTCGCGGCGCTCGATCCACCTGCCGCTGCTGCCGCTGCTGGTCGGCACCGCGGGCATCCTGGTCTCGGCGTACGCCGCCGGGACCGAGGCGCTCTTCGTCTCGTTCCTGCTGACGGTCGGCGGGGCCGTCGTGTGGCGCGTCCTCGACGGCAACGGCGAGCCTGCGCTGCGGGACGCGACGGCGGCGGCGTTCGCGGCCGCCTACCTGCCGTTCCTCGGCGGGTTCGTCATGCTCATGCTCGCCGAGCCCGACGGGGCGCTGCGGGTGCTGGTGTTCATCCTGCTCGCCGTCGCGTGCGACACCGGCGGGTACGTCGTCGGCACGCTGCTCGGCCGGCACCCCCTGGCGCCCTCGGTCAGCCCGAAGAAGTCCTGGGAGGGGCTGCTCGGGTCGATCGTGCTCGCGAGCGTCGTCGGCGTCGTGGGCGTGCAGCTCGCGTTCGGCGGGGAGCCGCTCGTGGGCGTCGTCGTCGCCCTGGGCGTCGTCGTCTCCGCCACCCTGGGCGACCTCGCCGAGTCCATGCTCAAGCGCGACCTCGAGCTCAAGGACATGGGCCGGCTGCTGCCGGGCCACGGCGGTGTGCTCGACCGCATCGACTCGATGCTGCTGACCGCGCCCACGGTGTGGGTGCTGCTCACGGTGCTGCTGCCCTCGGGCGGCTGA
- the frr gene encoding ribosome recycling factor: MIDDTLLEAEEKMDKAVEVAKEDFAAIRTGRANAAMFAKVFVDYYGALTPLQQLASFNVVEARTILVSPFDKSSMTAIERALRDSDLGVNPTNDGAVIRVVLPALTAERRKDFVKLAKSKAEDARISVRSVRRRAKETLDKIVKDGEAGEDEVVRAEKELEALTKKHVELIDHLLASKESELLEV, translated from the coding sequence GTGATCGACGACACACTCCTCGAGGCCGAGGAGAAGATGGACAAGGCCGTGGAGGTCGCGAAGGAGGACTTCGCGGCGATCCGCACCGGCCGGGCCAACGCGGCGATGTTCGCGAAGGTCTTCGTCGACTACTACGGCGCCCTGACCCCCCTGCAGCAGCTGGCGTCGTTCAACGTGGTCGAGGCGCGGACGATCCTGGTGTCGCCGTTCGACAAGTCGTCGATGACGGCGATCGAGCGTGCCCTGCGCGACTCGGACCTCGGCGTCAACCCGACCAACGACGGTGCGGTCATCCGCGTCGTGCTGCCCGCGCTGACCGCCGAGCGGCGCAAGGACTTCGTCAAGCTCGCCAAGAGCAAGGCCGAGGACGCGCGCATCTCCGTGCGTTCCGTGCGCCGCCGCGCCAAGGAGACGCTCGACAAGATCGTCAAGGACGGCGAGGCGGGCGAGGACGAGGTCGTGCGCGCCGAGAAGGAGCTCGAGGCGCTCACCAAGAAGCACGTCGAGCTGATCGACCACCTCCTCGCGTCCAAGGAGAGCGAGCTGCTCGAGGTCTGA
- a CDS encoding FAD-binding oxidoreductase: MSAATRVDDATHLRGLSLWWDQVVAEDPGAAAPRPPLDGDTTADVVVVGGGYTGLWTAYYLLEADPSLDVLVVEQDVAGSGASGRNGGWCSALFPTSPDALARRHGADAAREMRAAMRDTVVEVGGVAAAEQIDCDFAYGGTVTLARTAPQVDRVTREAAEGARWGDEVQLLDAEGVAEHVRAEGVLAGTWTPDCARVQPARLAHGLAQVLVARGARIAERTRALRLSPRAVVTDQGTVRCRWVVRATEAWTPRLPGSARDVVPVYSLMVATEPLPASVWATIGLDRGQTFTDARHLVVYGQRTADDRLAFGGRGAPYHPGSAVDARYDQVPRVHAHLHRTLVDLFPAVADHAVTHTWGGALGVPRDWHASVGLDPATGIGWAGGYVGDGVGTANLAGRTLADLITGADTPLTRLPWVGHRSPAWEPEPVRWAEITAARWAATWADAAERRTGRPSLVARALSPFLGH, translated from the coding sequence GTGAGCGCCGCGACCCGGGTCGACGACGCGACGCACCTGCGCGGGCTGTCCCTGTGGTGGGACCAGGTCGTGGCCGAGGACCCCGGCGCCGCGGCACCCCGGCCGCCCCTGGACGGGGACACCACCGCCGACGTCGTCGTGGTCGGGGGCGGGTACACCGGGCTGTGGACGGCGTACTACCTGCTGGAGGCCGACCCGTCGCTCGACGTCCTCGTCGTCGAGCAGGACGTCGCCGGCTCGGGCGCCAGCGGACGCAACGGCGGCTGGTGCTCGGCCCTCTTCCCCACCTCCCCCGACGCCCTCGCCCGCCGCCACGGCGCCGACGCGGCACGCGAGATGCGCGCCGCCATGCGCGACACCGTCGTCGAGGTGGGCGGCGTCGCGGCCGCCGAGCAGATCGACTGCGACTTCGCCTACGGCGGGACCGTGACGCTCGCCCGCACGGCCCCGCAGGTCGACCGCGTGACCCGGGAGGCCGCCGAGGGTGCCCGCTGGGGCGACGAGGTCCAGCTCCTCGACGCCGAGGGCGTGGCCGAGCACGTGCGCGCCGAGGGCGTGCTGGCCGGCACCTGGACGCCCGACTGCGCGCGCGTGCAGCCGGCCCGGCTGGCGCACGGGCTCGCGCAGGTGCTCGTCGCCCGTGGCGCCAGGATCGCGGAGCGCACCCGCGCCCTGCGGCTGTCGCCGCGGGCCGTCGTCACCGACCAGGGCACGGTGCGCTGCCGCTGGGTCGTGCGCGCGACCGAAGCGTGGACGCCGCGCCTGCCCGGGTCCGCCCGGGACGTCGTGCCCGTCTACTCCCTCATGGTCGCGACCGAGCCCCTGCCCGCGTCCGTGTGGGCCACGATCGGCCTCGACCGCGGGCAGACGTTCACCGACGCCCGCCACCTGGTGGTCTACGGGCAGCGCACCGCGGACGACCGCCTGGCGTTCGGCGGCCGCGGCGCGCCGTACCACCCCGGATCGGCCGTCGACGCCCGGTACGACCAGGTGCCCCGCGTGCACGCGCACCTGCACCGCACGCTCGTCGACCTCTTCCCGGCCGTCGCCGACCACGCCGTCACGCACACGTGGGGAGGCGCGCTCGGCGTGCCCCGCGACTGGCACGCGTCCGTGGGGCTCGACCCGGCGACGGGCATCGGCTGGGCCGGCGGGTACGTCGGTGACGGCGTCGGCACCGCGAACCTCGCGGGGCGCACGCTGGCCGACCTCATCACCGGCGCCGACACCCCGTTGACCCGGCTGCCGTGGGTCGGGCACCGCTCACCGGCGTGGGAGCCCGAGCCCGTGCGCTGGGCCGAGATCACCGCCGCCCGCTGGGCCGCGACCTGGGCCGACGCCGCCGAGCGCCGCACCGGTCGCCCCAGCCTCGTCGCCCGCGCGCTGTCCCCGTTCCTCGGGCACTGA
- the dxr gene encoding 1-deoxy-D-xylulose-5-phosphate reductoisomerase, with protein MSRRTVTVLGSTGSVGTQALEILARDPSRFALVGLSAGGGNVELLVEQARAHRVPVVAVADVVAAAVVRDLLPGVEVLSGPDAAADLAGRGADVVLNAITGSVGLLPTLAALRGGSTLALANKESLVVGGALVRAATVRPDQIVPVDSEHSAIAQALRSGAHSEVRRLVLTASGGPFRGWSADAVARATPEQALAHPTWSMGPVVTVNSASLMNKGLELIEAHLLFDVPVDDVAVVVHPQSVVHSMVEFVDGSTIAQASPPDMRLPIALGLAWPERVAGAASPCDWSTATSWTFEPLDEVVFPAVRLAREAVAASATHPAVYNAANEEGVAAFLAGRITFGDVVTTVEKVLAEHEGTAADATTLDVVLEVERWARARANELLAV; from the coding sequence ATGAGCAGGCGCACCGTCACCGTTCTCGGCTCCACCGGCTCCGTCGGCACGCAGGCGTTGGAGATCCTCGCCCGCGACCCGTCGCGGTTCGCGCTCGTCGGGCTGTCCGCGGGCGGGGGGAACGTCGAGCTGCTCGTCGAGCAGGCGCGCGCGCACCGGGTGCCGGTCGTGGCCGTCGCCGACGTCGTCGCCGCGGCCGTGGTGCGCGACCTGCTGCCCGGCGTCGAGGTCCTGTCCGGCCCCGACGCGGCCGCCGACCTCGCCGGCCGCGGCGCGGACGTCGTGCTCAACGCCATCACGGGTTCGGTCGGGCTGCTCCCGACGCTCGCCGCGCTGCGCGGGGGCAGCACCCTGGCCCTGGCCAACAAGGAGTCGCTGGTCGTCGGTGGCGCGCTCGTGCGCGCGGCGACCGTGCGGCCCGACCAGATCGTCCCGGTCGACTCCGAGCACTCCGCGATCGCCCAGGCCCTGCGGTCGGGCGCGCACTCCGAGGTGCGCCGCCTGGTGCTGACGGCGTCCGGCGGGCCGTTCCGCGGCTGGTCGGCCGACGCCGTGGCGCGGGCCACGCCGGAGCAGGCGCTCGCGCACCCGACGTGGAGCATGGGTCCGGTCGTCACCGTGAACTCGGCGAGCCTGATGAACAAGGGCCTGGAGCTCATCGAGGCGCACCTGCTCTTCGACGTGCCGGTCGACGACGTCGCCGTGGTCGTCCACCCGCAGTCGGTGGTGCACTCGATGGTGGAGTTCGTCGACGGGTCGACGATCGCGCAGGCGTCCCCGCCGGACATGCGGCTGCCGATCGCGCTGGGGCTGGCGTGGCCGGAGCGCGTGGCGGGTGCGGCGAGCCCGTGCGACTGGTCGACGGCGACGTCGTGGACGTTCGAGCCGCTCGACGAGGTCGTGTTCCCGGCGGTGCGGCTGGCGCGCGAGGCGGTGGCGGCCTCGGCGACGCACCCCGCGGTGTACAACGCGGCCAACGAGGAGGGCGTCGCGGCGTTCCTCGCGGGGCGGATCACGTTCGGGGACGTGGTGACGACGGTGGAGAAGGTGCTCGCCGAGCACGAGGGCACCGCCGCGGACGCCACGACGCTCGACGTGGTCCTCGAGGTCGAGCGCTGGGCCCGGGCGCGCGCGAACGAGCTCCTGGCGGTCTGA
- a CDS encoding Lrp/AsnC family transcriptional regulator, whose amino-acid sequence MTTRPAAPVVLDDVAKAIIEQLQEDGRRPYATIGKAVGLSEAAVRQRVQRLQDAGVIQVVAVTDPMQVGFRRQAMIGVRADGDLTTLAESLAAVPEVDYVVVTAGSFDVLVEVVCEDDEHLLRVLNESVRTLPGVRESETFVYLRLHKQLYNWGTR is encoded by the coding sequence ATGACCACCCGACCCGCCGCCCCGGTGGTGCTCGACGACGTCGCCAAGGCGATCATCGAGCAGCTCCAGGAGGACGGCCGCCGCCCGTACGCGACGATCGGCAAGGCCGTCGGGCTGTCCGAGGCGGCGGTCCGCCAGCGGGTGCAGCGCCTGCAGGACGCCGGCGTCATCCAGGTCGTGGCCGTGACCGACCCGATGCAGGTGGGCTTCCGCCGGCAGGCGATGATCGGGGTGCGCGCCGACGGCGACCTGACCACGCTGGCGGAGTCCCTCGCGGCGGTCCCCGAGGTCGACTACGTGGTCGTGACCGCCGGGTCCTTCGACGTCCTCGTCGAGGTGGTGTGCGAGGACGACGAGCACCTGCTGCGGGTCCTCAACGAGTCCGTGCGCACCCTGCCCGGGGTGCGCGAGTCCGAGACGTTCGTCTACCTGCGCCTGCACAAGCAGCTCTACAACTGGGGGACCAGATGA
- the tsf gene encoding translation elongation factor Ts: protein MANYSLADIKALRERTGAGMMDVKKALEEAEGDTDKALEIIRVKGLKGVGKRESRAASDGLVAAHVGPTADGAGHVGVLVEINSETDFVAKNQTFISLADRVLAAAVASGAADADALLAADTDGATVQDVVTETAATLGEKVVVRRVARLSGEHVEVYLHKVNKDLPPQVGVLVATDAAGAAVARDIATHVAAYSPTYLSRDEVPADVVENERRIAEETARNEGKPEAALPKIVEGRLNGYFKESVLVDQAFAKDPKKTVGQVLAEAGGTLTGFVRYRVGA, encoded by the coding sequence ATGGCGAACTACTCGCTGGCCGACATCAAGGCCCTGCGCGAGCGGACCGGCGCGGGCATGATGGACGTGAAGAAGGCGCTCGAGGAGGCCGAGGGCGACACCGACAAGGCCCTCGAGATCATCCGGGTCAAGGGGCTCAAGGGCGTCGGCAAGCGCGAGAGCCGCGCCGCGTCCGACGGTCTCGTCGCCGCGCACGTCGGCCCCACCGCCGACGGCGCCGGCCACGTGGGCGTCCTGGTCGAGATCAACTCGGAGACGGACTTCGTCGCCAAGAACCAGACGTTCATCTCGCTCGCGGACCGCGTGCTCGCGGCCGCCGTCGCCTCCGGCGCGGCGGACGCCGACGCGCTCCTCGCGGCGGACACCGACGGCGCGACCGTCCAGGACGTCGTCACCGAGACGGCTGCGACGCTCGGCGAGAAGGTCGTCGTGCGCCGCGTCGCCCGCCTCTCCGGCGAGCACGTCGAGGTCTACCTGCACAAGGTCAACAAGGACCTGCCGCCCCAGGTCGGCGTCCTCGTCGCCACGGACGCGGCCGGTGCGGCCGTCGCCCGTGACATCGCCACGCACGTCGCGGCGTACTCCCCGACCTACCTCTCGCGCGACGAGGTCCCCGCGGACGTCGTCGAGAACGAGCGGCGCATCGCCGAGGAGACGGCCCGCAACGAGGGCAAGCCGGAGGCCGCTCTGCCGAAGATCGTCGAGGGTCGCCTCAACGGGTACTTCAAGGAGAGCGTCCTCGTCGACCAGGCCTTCGCCAAGGACCCGAAGAAGACCGTGGGCCAGGTGCTCGCCGAGGCCGGCGGCACCCTCACGGGCTTCGTGCGCTACCGCGTGGGAGCCTGA
- the rlmN gene encoding 23S rRNA (adenine(2503)-C(2))-methyltransferase RlmN: MSATPVRLQLSATTRGARGKPPRHFVDLTPQERVEAVTALGEKPFRAKQLATHYFTHLTNDPEKMTDLPKASRDVLTGDLFPQLLTATRTLTADGGTTVKTLYHLFDDAKVESVLMRYANRTTLCVSSQAGCGLACSFCATGQLGLTRNLSTAEIVEQVREAARALAAGEVPGGATRLTNVVFMGMGEPLANYKAVMGTVRRLVAPAPDGLGMSARNVTVSTVGMVPAMDKLAGEGIPVTLALSLHAPDDELRSELVPVNTRWDVDDALDSARRYFDATGRRVSIEYALIRDVNDHAWRADLLGEKLAARGTGWVHCNPIPLNPTPGSRWTASDPAVEREFVARLRAHGIPTTIRDTRGSDIDGACGQLAAEEDQ, encoded by the coding sequence ATGAGCGCCACCCCCGTCCGGCTGCAGCTGAGCGCCACCACCCGCGGTGCGCGCGGCAAGCCCCCGCGCCACTTCGTCGACCTGACCCCGCAGGAGCGCGTCGAGGCCGTGACGGCGCTCGGCGAGAAGCCGTTCCGGGCCAAGCAGCTGGCGACGCACTACTTCACGCACCTGACGAACGACCCCGAGAAGATGACGGACCTGCCGAAGGCCTCGCGGGACGTCCTCACCGGTGACCTGTTCCCGCAGCTGCTGACGGCGACACGGACGTTGACGGCCGACGGCGGCACGACCGTCAAGACGCTGTACCACCTGTTCGACGACGCCAAGGTCGAGTCGGTGCTCATGCGGTACGCGAACCGCACCACGCTGTGCGTGTCGAGCCAGGCGGGCTGCGGCCTGGCGTGCTCGTTCTGCGCGACGGGGCAGCTCGGCCTGACGCGCAACCTGTCGACGGCGGAGATCGTCGAGCAGGTGCGCGAGGCGGCGCGGGCCCTGGCGGCCGGCGAGGTGCCCGGGGGCGCGACCCGCCTGACCAACGTCGTCTTCATGGGCATGGGCGAGCCGCTGGCCAACTACAAGGCCGTGATGGGCACGGTGCGGCGCCTCGTCGCGCCCGCCCCCGACGGTCTGGGCATGTCGGCCCGCAACGTCACGGTCTCGACGGTGGGCATGGTGCCGGCGATGGACAAGCTCGCCGGCGAGGGCATCCCGGTGACGCTCGCGCTGTCGCTGCACGCCCCCGACGACGAGCTGCGCAGCGAGCTCGTGCCGGTGAACACGCGCTGGGACGTCGACGACGCGCTGGACTCCGCGCGCCGGTACTTCGACGCGACGGGCCGGCGGGTGTCGATCGAGTACGCGCTGATCCGCGACGTCAACGACCACGCGTGGCGTGCGGACCTGCTCGGCGAGAAGCTCGCGGCGCGGGGGACCGGCTGGGTGCACTGCAACCCGATCCCGCTGAACCCGACGCCGGGTTCGCGCTGGACCGCGAGTGATCCGGCCGTGGAGCGGGAGTTCGTGGCACGCTTGCGCGCGCACGGCATCCCCACGACCATCCGGGACACGCGCGGCAGCGACATCGACGGCGCCTGCGGGCAGCTCGCCGCGGAGGAGGACCAGTGA
- a CDS encoding gamma-aminobutyraldehyde dehydrogenase — protein sequence MTTTLELTNLVDGEPRPARDGATTPVVDPSTGQEYARAPRSGAADVADAYAAADRAAVGWGRTTPAERQLALLALADLVEAHADELVAAESRNTGKPLHLTAADEIPPCVDQLRFFAGAARVLTGLSAGEYTAGHTSWVRREPVGVVGQVTPWNYPLMMAVWKIAPALAAGNTIVLKPSDTTPVTTLRLAELAAQVLPKGVLNVVCGDRDTGRAVVSHPRPDMVAITGSVRAGAEVARAAADGLKRVHLELGGKAPVLVFDDADLAVAAAGIADAGYYNAGQDCTAATRVLVHEKVHDDFVAALAQAARERRTGVPADPDVAFGPVNNAAQLDRVTGFLDRLPAHARVVAGGERPDGPGWFLEATVVDGLRQGDEAVQEEIFGPVVTVQTFADEDEALRLANDVRYGLSSSVWTADHGRAMRASRALDFGVVWINTHIPFVAEMPHGGFKHSGHGKDLSMYGFEEYTRIKHVMSAFEA from the coding sequence GTGACCACGACCCTCGAGCTGACCAACCTCGTCGACGGCGAGCCCCGCCCCGCCCGTGACGGCGCCACCACCCCCGTCGTCGACCCCAGCACCGGGCAGGAGTACGCCCGCGCCCCCCGCAGCGGCGCCGCCGACGTCGCCGACGCCTACGCCGCGGCCGACCGCGCCGCCGTCGGCTGGGGCCGCACCACGCCCGCCGAGCGGCAGCTCGCCCTGCTCGCGCTCGCGGACCTCGTGGAGGCGCACGCCGACGAGCTCGTCGCGGCGGAGTCGCGCAACACCGGCAAGCCCCTGCACCTGACGGCCGCGGACGAGATCCCGCCGTGCGTCGACCAGCTGCGCTTCTTCGCCGGTGCCGCGCGCGTGCTCACCGGGCTGTCCGCGGGGGAGTACACGGCCGGGCACACGTCGTGGGTGCGGCGCGAGCCCGTCGGCGTCGTCGGGCAGGTCACGCCCTGGAACTACCCCCTGATGATGGCGGTGTGGAAGATCGCCCCCGCGCTCGCGGCGGGCAACACGATCGTCCTCAAGCCGTCGGACACCACGCCCGTGACGACGCTGCGCCTGGCCGAGCTCGCCGCGCAGGTGCTCCCGAAGGGCGTGCTCAACGTGGTGTGCGGCGACCGGGACACCGGCCGTGCCGTCGTCTCCCACCCGCGCCCGGACATGGTTGCGATCACCGGCTCCGTCCGCGCCGGGGCGGAGGTGGCGCGGGCCGCCGCCGACGGGCTCAAGCGCGTGCACCTCGAGCTCGGGGGCAAGGCGCCGGTGCTGGTCTTCGACGACGCCGACCTGGCCGTGGCGGCCGCGGGGATCGCGGACGCCGGCTACTACAACGCGGGGCAGGACTGCACCGCGGCCACGCGCGTGCTCGTGCACGAGAAGGTGCACGACGACTTCGTCGCGGCGCTCGCGCAGGCCGCCCGCGAGCGCCGCACGGGGGTGCCGGCGGACCCGGACGTCGCGTTCGGCCCGGTCAACAACGCCGCCCAGCTCGACCGGGTCACCGGGTTCCTCGACCGGCTGCCGGCGCACGCCCGCGTCGTGGCCGGCGGCGAGCGGCCCGACGGTCCGGGCTGGTTCCTGGAGGCGACGGTCGTCGACGGGCTGCGCCAGGGCGACGAGGCCGTCCAGGAGGAGATCTTCGGGCCGGTCGTGACGGTGCAGACGTTCGCCGACGAGGACGAGGCGCTGCGGCTGGCCAACGACGTGCGGTACGGGCTGTCGTCGTCGGTGTGGACCGCCGACCACGGCCGGGCGATGCGGGCGTCGCGGGCCCTGGACTTCGGCGTCGTGTGGATCAACACGCACATCCCGTTCGTGGCGGAGATGCCGCACGGCGGCTTCAAGCACTCGGGGCACGGCAAGGACCTGTCCATGTACGGGTTCGAGGAGTACACGCGGATCAAGCACGTGATGTCGGCGTTCGAGGCCTGA
- the pyrH gene encoding UMP kinase, with product MTQDPSAGTGPTTGTTTGAAPARRVLLKLSGESFGGGDVGLAVPVVRRIAGEIAVAVRAGVQVAIVVGGGNFFRGAELSQSGMDRARADYMGMLGTVMNCLALQDFLEQAGVSTRVQTAITMGQVAEPYIPLRAIRHLEKGRVVIFGAGAGMPYFSTDTVAVQRALETHCQEVLMGKNGVDGVYSADPRHDPEARKLDHLTYTEAIVGELGVMDTSALSLCRDNDVPMRVFGLEEHGNVTRALEGEKIGTLVTAS from the coding sequence GTGACCCAGGACCCGTCCGCCGGAACCGGACCGACGACCGGCACGACGACCGGTGCCGCCCCGGCCCGGCGCGTGCTGCTCAAGCTCTCCGGCGAGAGCTTCGGCGGCGGCGACGTCGGCCTGGCCGTCCCCGTCGTGCGCCGCATCGCCGGCGAGATCGCCGTGGCCGTGCGTGCCGGCGTCCAGGTCGCCATCGTCGTGGGCGGCGGCAACTTCTTCCGCGGCGCCGAGCTCTCGCAGTCCGGCATGGACCGCGCCCGTGCCGACTACATGGGCATGCTCGGCACGGTGATGAACTGCCTCGCGCTCCAGGACTTCCTCGAGCAGGCCGGGGTGAGCACCCGGGTGCAGACCGCCATCACGATGGGCCAGGTCGCCGAGCCGTACATCCCGCTCCGTGCGATCCGGCACCTCGAGAAGGGCCGCGTCGTGATCTTCGGCGCCGGCGCCGGCATGCCGTACTTCTCGACGGACACCGTGGCGGTCCAGCGCGCGCTCGAGACGCACTGCCAGGAGGTCCTCATGGGCAAGAACGGCGTCGACGGGGTCTACTCCGCGGACCCGCGGCACGACCCCGAGGCCCGCAAGCTCGACCACCTGACCTACACCGAGGCGATCGTGGGCGAGCTCGGCGTGATGGACACCTCCGCGCTGAGCCTGTGCCGCGACAACGACGTGCCGATGCGGGTCTTCGGCCTCGAGGAGCACGGCAACGTCACGCGTGCGCTCGAGGGTGAGAAGATCGGCACGCTCGTCACCGCGAGCTGA
- a CDS encoding DivIVA domain-containing protein, whose translation MSDGMFRTVSGLKRGYDPDEVDEFFEHARTLYETGPASELTGAQVRKVAFDMVRGGYVTSAVDAALDRLEHAFVARQRAQHVAERGQDAWMAELGAQARTLYGRLGRPDGDRFAPPQGREPGYEPADVDALCHRLVAYFDKGAPLTAAEVRSATFRRRNGRNGYAEGPVDAFFARAVDVLLGVE comes from the coding sequence GTGAGCGACGGCATGTTCCGCACCGTCTCCGGGCTCAAGCGCGGGTACGACCCGGACGAGGTCGACGAGTTCTTCGAGCATGCGCGCACCCTGTACGAGACGGGGCCGGCGAGCGAGCTCACGGGCGCGCAGGTGCGCAAGGTCGCGTTCGACATGGTCCGCGGGGGGTACGTGACCTCGGCGGTCGACGCGGCGCTGGACCGGCTGGAGCACGCGTTCGTCGCGCGGCAGCGCGCGCAGCACGTGGCCGAGCGCGGCCAGGACGCGTGGATGGCGGAGCTCGGGGCGCAGGCGCGGACGCTGTACGGCCGGCTCGGACGCCCCGACGGGGACCGGTTCGCCCCGCCGCAGGGCCGTGAGCCCGGCTATGAGCCCGCGGACGTCGACGCGCTGTGCCACCGCCTGGTCGCGTACTTCGACAAGGGTGCGCCGCTGACCGCCGCGGAGGTCCGCTCGGCGACCTTCCGGCGCCGCAACGGCCGCAACGGCTACGCGGAGGGTCCCGTCGACGCGTTCTTCGCCCGGGCCGTGGACGTGCTGCTCGGCGTGGAGTGA
- a CDS encoding aspartate aminotransferase family protein: MSTTPRGTDRATAARDHLWGHFTRQSAWEHDVPIMVRGEGHHVWDSRGHRLIDGLSGLFVVQLGHGRTELAQAAADQARELAFFPLWSYAHPHAIDLAERLAAHAPGDLNRVFFTTGGGEAVETAWKLAKQYWKLMGRPGKHKVISRAIAYHGTTQGALSITGLPELKQAFEPLVPGGHKVPNTNQYRAPEHLRDDPKAFGRWAADRIAEAIEFEGPETVAAVFLEPVQNAGGCFPPPPGYFERVREICDEHDVLLVSDEVICAFGRIGSIFACEDLGYQPDMITCAKGMTSGYSPIGACIASDRLFEPFATGSTSFAHGYTFGGHPVSAAVAMANLDLFEAEHVVDHVHEQAPVLRRTLERLLDLPIVGDVRGEGFFYGIELVKDKVTRETFDDDESERLLRGFLTPALYEAGLYCRADDRGDPVIQLAPPLTCGPAQFDEIQQILRGVLGEAWARL, translated from the coding sequence ATGAGCACCACGCCCCGCGGCACCGACCGCGCCACCGCCGCCCGCGACCACCTGTGGGGCCACTTCACGCGGCAGAGCGCGTGGGAGCACGACGTGCCGATCATGGTGCGCGGCGAGGGCCACCACGTGTGGGACTCCCGCGGGCACCGGCTCATCGACGGGCTGTCGGGGCTGTTCGTCGTCCAGCTCGGGCACGGGCGCACCGAGCTCGCGCAGGCGGCGGCCGACCAGGCCAGAGAGCTGGCGTTCTTCCCGCTGTGGTCGTACGCCCACCCCCACGCGATCGACCTCGCGGAGCGGCTGGCCGCGCACGCCCCGGGCGACCTCAACCGGGTGTTCTTCACGACCGGCGGCGGTGAGGCCGTCGAGACGGCGTGGAAGCTGGCCAAGCAGTACTGGAAGCTCATGGGCCGCCCGGGCAAGCACAAGGTGATCTCCCGGGCGATCGCGTACCACGGCACCACCCAGGGCGCGCTGTCGATCACCGGGCTGCCCGAGCTGAAGCAGGCGTTCGAGCCGCTGGTCCCCGGCGGGCACAAGGTGCCCAACACCAACCAGTACCGCGCCCCGGAGCACCTGCGCGACGACCCGAAGGCGTTCGGCCGGTGGGCCGCGGACCGGATCGCGGAGGCCATCGAGTTCGAGGGCCCCGAGACGGTCGCCGCGGTGTTCCTCGAGCCCGTGCAGAACGCCGGCGGGTGCTTCCCGCCGCCGCCCGGGTACTTCGAGCGGGTGCGGGAGATCTGCGACGAGCACGACGTGCTGCTCGTCTCCGACGAGGTGATCTGCGCGTTCGGGCGGATCGGGTCGATCTTCGCCTGCGAGGACCTCGGCTACCAGCCCGACATGATCACCTGCGCCAAGGGCATGACGTCCGGGTACTCCCCCATCGGCGCGTGCATCGCCTCGGACCGGCTGTTCGAGCCGTTCGCGACCGGGTCGACGAGCTTCGCGCACGGGTACACCTTCGGCGGGCACCCGGTCTCGGCCGCCGTCGCCATGGCCAACCTCGACCTGTTCGAGGCCGAGCACGTCGTGGACCACGTGCACGAGCAGGCACCCGTGCTGCGCCGGACGCTCGAACGGCTGCTGGACCTGCCGATCGTCGGCGACGTGCGCGGCGAGGGCTTCTTCTACGGGATCGAGCTCGTCAAGGACAAGGTCACGCGCGAGACGTTCGACGACGACGAGTCCGAGCGGCTGCTGCGCGGGTTCCTCACCCCTGCCCTGTACGAGGCCGGGCTGTACTGCCGGGCCGACGACCGCGGGGACCCGGTGATCCAGCTCGCGCCGCCCCTGACCTGCGGGCCGGCGCAGTTCGACGAGATCCAGCAGATCCTGCGCGGCGTGCTCGGCGAGGCGTGGGCCCGGCTGTGA